Part of the Flavobacteriales bacterium genome is shown below.
CCCGCGAAAAGAAGCAACGCATCGCCTGCCTGGAGTTCAATATCGCCCAGTTTGCCCGATAGTTTTTCGCCATTTCGGTGAACGGCTACAATGGCCGCATCATATTTACCTCGGAAATCCGAATCCTTCACGGTTTTACCGATGAGTGAACTGTTGTACGAGATAACCACTTCCACCACATCCGAGAGGTTGTCGCCTTCGCAGGTTTTTGGCAGACTCAAACCCATTTCGGCTTTCACCATGTCTTGAATCGTGTCCAAACCACCCGTGAAGATCAGTCGGTCGTAAGAACGCAGAACGTGCGTAGGCGAAACGGGTGTGATGATGCGCTCATTGCGCACGATCTCAACCAAGAAATTGCCTTTCAGATTCCGTAATCCTGCCTGTTGGATGGTTTTTCCAATAAGTGATGAGGTTTGCCCGACCTCCGTTTCCACGAAATACTCGCGCCAATCCTCGCTGAATTCATCCACCGCATCCTTATGGTCGGGAAGCAACCGATTGGAGAAAAAGAACATATAAATGCCTCCAACGATCGCCAGCGGCAAGCCGATCCACGTGAAATCGAAAATGTCGAGGCCTGGAAGTCCCGCATCCACAGCCATACCGTTGACGATCAGGTTGGTGCTGGTTCCGACCAACGTCATACAACCACCCACAATGGTCACATACGAAAGCGGGATGAGCAGTTTTGCGGGCGACATGCCATTGCGCTTCGACCAGCTATGCACGTACGGCATCATCATCGCCACAAGTGGAGTATTATTGAAGAATGCCGAGGCTGGCGCAATGAAAAGCATCATCCGCCCAACGAACGACCGCTGACTTTTCGTTCCCTTGAAAAGACGGTTGAATAGCGCGTCCATCACGTTCGTTTTTCGGATGGTATCGCTAAGAATCAGCAGAAGAATGATGACTGCTAACTGCTCATTGGCGAAACCGCTGATGGCCTCTTTCGGGGTGAGTACACCTAAAACCGTTAGGAACATCACAGCCGAGAAAAAGGCTACTTCCGCCCGTATTTTCCCTGAGTAAAGGGCTACAAGCAGAAATAGGACCGAGATCCCGACCAATATGGGCGCGAATTCAGGCATTTACATTAATATCCCGATTTCGCTCCCGCGATGTTCTCGATCGGATGCCAAGTGGTTTTCACTTCCTGAGTTTCGAGAAGAAGGTAAGGGTCTTCGCCCTGTCTGTTCCAATCGTATTTGGCCCAATTGAGCACACGTTTTACGTTGAGTGCTCCGTTCTCTTGGATTTTTTTCAAGTGCTTTTCACGGCAGTAAATGGTGGCATTCACATCCATGTGGCTACTGAAATGCTCGGCCAATTCATCCTCTTTTCCTGTGAGAATGTTGACCGCGCCACCTGGAACGTCTGACGAATTCAATACCTCGGCAAACGTTACCGCCACGTGTGGTGAATTCTCTGAAGCAAGTACTACGCAGGTGTTCCCACCAGCGATGACAGGCATGATACAACTCACCAACCCAAGCAATGATGGAGTTTCAGGTGCGATGATGGTCACAACACCCGTTGGTTCGTGAACGCTGAAGTTGAAATGGGAGGATGAAACGGGGTTTACACTTCCGAAAGCCTGTGTGAACTTATCGCACCAACCCGCGAAATAAACGCAGCGGTCGATGGAGGTTTCGACCTCTTTCGTTGCAGCAGCTCGCGAAGCACCAACGGCCACCAATTCCTCAACGAATTGTGCTTTTCTTCCTTCAAGCATTTCGGCAATGCGATACAGAATTTGGCTTCGGTTAAAAGCCGCTCTGCTGCTCCACCCTTCGAAGGCATTTCGCGCAGCAACAACTGCGTTGCGGAGGTCTTTTCTACTGCTAAGGCAGATGTTGGTCACCGTGCCGTCTTTCAACTCAACGGGATAAAAACGACCACTTTCCGTTCTCGGAAACTGCCCCCCGATGTAGATCTTGTATGTTTTGAGTACTTCCAATCTGCACATGTTTTTTCTTTTACCGCGGAGACGCGGAGTTTTCGCAGAGAGCGCGGAGTTTTCCGTTAATAATTCCTTGCGCTCTTCGCGCAGTCTCAGCGTCTTTGCGGTTAAATATCATAGCCCATTTACAACTCGTTGTATTCCTTTCTTCAACACGGAAACGTTGAAATTCATCAACAGACCCAATTTACATCCGCTTAGCTTCAGGTAAGTAAGCGTTTGAGCCATATGAACGTCCATTAGCCTTTCAACCGCTTTTAACTCAATAATCAGTTTGCCTTCCACCAACAGATCAATTCTGTAGCCACAATCCATTTCAACTTCCTCATAAACTAACGGCATCGGCTTTTGAACCTCGACCCGAAAACCAGATTGACGTAACTCATATGCGAGGCATTGTTCGTAGGCACTTTCCAGCAATCCAGGCCCCAAAGCACGATGAACGGCAATTGCACATCCAATGACCTCTGTCGCCAGCTCATTTTCAGTCATTGTATTTAGTTCGTTCACCATAATCTCTTTGCGCCCTTTGCGAAAACTCTCCGCGTCTTTGCGGTTAAACCAAATTCACGTAAGGCAATAATCCATGCAGCCCGCCTTCCCTTCCAAAACCACTTTCCTTGTAACCACCGAATGGCGATGTCGGGTCAAATTTGTTGTAGGTGTTCGCCCAAACCACACCCGCGCGAAGTTTGGTCGTCAGGTTGAAAATCTTTGACCCTTTATCTGTCCAAACCCCGGCCGAAAGCCCGAAAGGCGTGTTGTTCGCCTTGTCAATCACCTCATCAACCGTACGGAACGTTTGCACCGTTAGGACCGGTCCAAAAATCTCTTCCTGCACAATGCGGTGGCTTTGCGAAGTCTCGCAGAAAAGTGTTGGCGGACACCAATTCCCTTTTTTCGGTAGCGAGCATTTCGGCTGATAGATCTCCGCGCCTTCTTCTTGGCCGATCTTCAAATATTTATTGATGGTGTTCAGCTGCTCCTTCGAGTTGATGGCACCCACATCCGTGTTCTTGTCAAGCGGGTCACCAACGATCAGAGAACTCATGCGATCTTTCAGTTTTCGGAGCACTTCATCTTTCACATTTTCCTGAACGAAAAGCCTTGATCCCGCACAGCAAACATGCCCTTGATTGAAGAAAATACCGTTGACGATGCCTTCAACCGCTTGGTCGATAGGTGCATCATCAAAAATGATGTTGGCCGCTTTTCCGCCCAGTTCCAGCGTGGCTTTCTTATATGTTCCAGCAATCGCTTTCTGAATGATCTTTCCAACTCCCGTTGAACCTGTGAACGCGATCTTATCCACATCAGGGTGATTGACGATGGCAGCACCCGTAGCACCTGCGCCCGTCACCACATTCACCACGCCAGCAGGCAGTCCGCTATCGTGAATGAGTTCGGCCAATTTCATGGCTGTGAGTGGAGTGGTTTCCGCTGGTTTCAGCACAACGGTGTTTCCGCAGGCCAAAGCTGGCGCGAGTTTCCAAGCGGCCATTAGCAATGGGAAATTCCATGGAATGATCTGCCCAGCCACGCCAACGGGCTCGATTTTCTTTCCTGGGAAAGCGTATTCCAATTTATCGGCCCAGCCAGCGTAGTAGAAAAAATGGTTGGCCGCCAGCGGAATATCAATATCACGGCTCTCGCGGATCGGCTTGCCGCCATCCATGCTTTCCAACACGGCAAACTCACGCGCGCGTTCCTGTATCAACCGCGCAATGCGGAAAATATACTTGGCGCGCTCCTTCGCAGGCATCACGCTCCAAACTTCCTTGTAAGCCTTTCGCGCGGCCTTCACCGCCTTGTCCACATCCTTGTCAGACGCTTCCGCGAAATGGGCAATGCGCTGGTCGTTGCTCGGGTTGATGGAAGCGAACTTCTTGCCGCCCTCGGCCTTCACAAATTTGCCGTTGATGTACAGTCCGTATTCTTCCTTGATGGTGGCGTGGTCGGCACTTTCAGGTGCAGCCGCGTATTCCCATTTTGAACCGAAATCGAGTTTGTTTTCTGTCTTTTTTGCCATCAGTCTTTACTGAAATAATCCAATCCTTGATATCGGCCCTCGGCCTGTTTCACAAGCTGCATCAGCACATCGTTGGCAAGGCTGCTGGCCCCAAAACGGAACCATTCGTTGCTCAGCCAAGCATCGCCCAACGTCTCCTTCACCATTACCAGATAATGAAGCGCCAACTTGGCTTTGCTGATGCCGCCCGCGGGCTTCATGCCCACCATTTTTCCTGTGGCGTAATAGTGATCGCGAATGGCTTCCAGCATCACCAACGTCACAGGCATCGTAGCCGCTGGACTGATCTTTCCTGTGGAGGTTTTGATGAAATCGGCTCCCGCCAAAATCGCGATGTCGCTGGCGTGGCGCACGTTATCCAATGTGGAAAGTTCGCCTGTTTCCAAAATCACTTTTAAGCGCGCTTTACCACAGGCTTCTTTAATGGCCGCAATCTCATCGAACACGAAACTGAAGTTCCCAGAAAGGAATTCACCCCGCGAGATGACCATATCCACTTCGTCCGCTCCAGCATCAACCGCAATCTTGGTATCGGCCAATTTTATTTCTCTCGATGAATTTCCCGAAGGAAAGGCCGTTGCCACCGAGGCCACTTTGATACCCGTTCCTTTCAGCGCATCGACCGCTGTCGCCACATAAGTCGGATACACACAAACGGCCGCAACCGTTGGCAGGTCGGGTAGCGCATCATGCAAATGGGCCGCCTTGTAGCACATCTGCCGCACCTTTCCTTCCGTGTCCTTGCCCTCAAGCGTGGTCAGATCGATCATGTTCAAGGCCATTTTCAGCCCTTGAATCTTTGTCGCATTCTTGATGCTCCGTGTCTGAAAACGGGCCGTTCTTTCCTCCACTCCAACTTGGTCGATGGAGCGTTTCAGACCTACCAATTCGTTGTTCGTCATCCTACAGATTGATGGTGCTAATGTACAATTTCGGCTGTTCGGGGCGCTGATTCGGTAAAGCGAAACCAAATACGTACCTTCGCGCGCCCAAATGAGCACGCCCGAAAACATTCATACTACCTTCGACCGCATCCTTCAGCGAGAGGATAAGGAAAGCCTTCTGAACCAGAAGGGTTTGGTGATTTGGATGACGGGACTTTCGGGTTCTGGCAAGACCACCATCGCAGCAGCAGCCGAAAAACTTTTTGCTGAAGAAGGAATTCTGACGCAGGTTTTGGATGGCGACAATATCCGTTCGGGGATTAACAACAATCTTGGGTTTTCGGAGGAAGACCGAAAAGAGAACATCCGCAGAATTGCTGAGGTATCGAAGCTGTTTGTGAACTGCGGAATTGTGACCTTGAACTGTTTCGTGAGCCCGACCAAAGACATCCGCCAACAGGCGAAGGACATTTTGGGAGATGACATGCTGGAAGTGTTCGTGAACACGCCATTTGAAGAATGTGAGAAACGCGATGTGAAAGGGCTTTACGCCAAGGCGCGTGCTGGTCAGATCAAGAATTTCACGGGATTGGATGCTCCCTTCGAAGCACCAGAAAATCCGTTTTTGGATGTAAAAACAGTAGGCCGTTCGGTTGACGAATGTGCCCAACAGATATTTGATGCGGTTCTGCCGCTTATCAAAAAGTAGAATATGGAATCATACAAATTATCACACCTAAGAGAGCTGGAATCGGAGTCGATGTTCGTGTTGCGCGAAGTTGCCGCCCAGTTCGAAAACCCTGTCCTTTTATTTTCAGGAGGAAAGGACTCGATCGTTGTAGCCCATTTGGCCCGAAAGGCTTTTTGGCCAGCCAAGATTCCGTTCCCGATGATGCATGTTGACACAGGTCACAACTTCCCAGAAACCATCGAGTTTCGTGACAGGTACATGGAGAAATTGGGAGCGAATCTGATCGTGGCTTCGGTTCAGGATAGCATCGATCAAGGAAAAGTTGTGGAGGAAACAGGCTTCAACGCAAGTCGAAACGGTTTGCAGACCGTGACCCTTTTGGAGGCCATCGAAACGGGCAAGTTTGATTGTGCCATCGGTGGTGCAAGACGTGATGAGGAAAAGGCTCGTGCGAAAGAGCGTTTCTTCTCTCACCGAGATGATTTCGGACAATGGGATCCGAAGAATCAGCGGCCAGAGCTTTGGAACATTTTCAATGGAAAGAAGCACATGGGCGAGCATTTCCGTGTGTTCCCGATCAGCAACTGGACGGAAATGGACATCTGGCAGTATATCCTTTTGGAGGGAATTGAGCTCCCAAGCCTGTATTTCAGTCACAAACGCGAGTGTTTCATGCGTGATGGAATGATTCTCGGAAAGACCGATTTCATTCAGACACGGGACAGCGAAGAGGTAAAGGAAATGCAGATCCGTTTCAGAACGATCGGTGATGCCACGTGTACGGGAGCCGTTCTTTCTGATGCGTCAACGCTCGAAGCCATTATTGATGAAGTGGCTTCAACACGCGTAACCGAGCGTGGTGGTCGTGCGGACGACAAGCGTTCGGAGGCTGCAATGGAAGACAGGAAGAAACAAGGTTATTTCTGATCAGGGAATTAGAGATTAGGTAATTAGTGAATTAGGATAAACATGGCTGAAGTAGCAGAAAAATACGATAGCAAAGGATACCTGAACATGGAGCTTTTGCGCTTCACCACTGCTGGTAGCGTGGATGACGGAAAGAGCACACTCATCGGTCGATTGCTGTACGATAGCAAGTCGATCTTCGAGGATCAGATGGAAGCTATTGAGTCGGTAAGCAAAAGAAAAGGCGAGGAGCATGTGAATCTTGCGCTTCTGACAGACGGACTTCGTGCTGAGCGTGAACAAGGAATCACCATTGACGTGGCTTATCGCTACTTCGCAACGCCAAAGCGTAAGTTCATCATTGCCGACACTCCAGGACACATTCAGTACACCAGAAACATGGTCACGGGTGCGTCAACCGCCAATTTGGCCATCATACTTGTTGATGCCAGAAATGGCGTGATCGAGCAGACCAAGCGTCATGCTTACATCGCCTCGTTATTGCAGATTCCACACGTGGTTGTTTGTGTGAACAAGATGGATCTTGTGGATTTCGATGAGAAGGCATTCGAAAAAGTACACAACGATTTTGAGGACTTCTCAGCCAAATTGGCCATCAAGGATGTCCGCTTCGTGCCGATCAGTGCTTTGATGGGCGATAACGTGGTTGACCGTTCCAAGAAAATGGATTGGTATCAAGGCCCAACGTTGATGCACATTTTGGAGAACGTTCACATCGGAAGCGATCAGAACCATATCGATCCTCGTTTCCCAGTTCAGTACGTAGTGCGTCCGATGACAACCGAGTACCACGATTATCGCGGTTATGCGGGTCGCGTGGCTGGTGGTGTCTTCCGTGCAGGAGAGGAGATTTCGGTTCTTCCTTCAGGATTCACCTCCAAGATCAAATCCATCGACACCATGAATGGCCCTGTAAAAGAGGCATTCCCGCCAATGAGTGTGACAATGACCTTGGAGGATGACATCGACATTAGTCGTGGTGACATGATCGTGAAGGTGAACAATCAGCCAGAGGCTAAGCAGGAATTTGATGTAATGATATGCTGGTTGAATGAGAAACCGATGCAGATCGGTGGTAAGTACGCCTTAAAACACACGTCACGCGATGCGCGTTGCATCATCAAGGATGTGAAGTACAAGATGAACATCAATACACTTCACAAGATCGAAGATGATAAGACCATCGGCTTGAACGACATTGGCCGAATCACGCTGCGAACAACCGTTCCGATCTTCTTGGACGGATACCGCAAAAACCGCAACACGGGGTCGATGATTCTTATTGACGAAGCAACCAACAATACCGTTGGTGCGTGTATGGTTGTGTAAATTCAACCTCAATTTATGGGAGCTCAACCGCGCATATTGGTAATTGGCGACATCATGCTCGACCAGTATGTGGCAGGAAACGTGACGCGCATAAGCCCTGAAGCTCCAGTTCCCGTAGTGAAAGTTAACCGTGAATGGTCAACGCTTGGTGGTGCTGGAAACGTGGCTGCGAATGTGGCTTCGTTGGGTGGAAAAGCAACGCTTCTCGGACTGGTCGGAAATGATGCGGCTTCAGCTACAATTCTCGATTCTTGCACTAATGTTGGGATTACTTCTGCTTTGATTCAAGGAAGCCAACCAACGATTGTGAAAACACGCGTGGTCTCTGGTCAGCAGATCGTTCGTTTCGATAGAGAAGAGGAACTTGTTTGGAATGATGCGCAGTTGGCGGAATTCTCTACAAAATTGGAGGCTATAATTCCTGATTCAGATGTAATTCTGCTGTCAGATTATGCCAAGGGAACACTTTCTGATCAGGTCTTGAAATTGATTTTCGAATTGGCCTCAGCTAACGGTAAACGAGTTCTGATTGATCCGAAACGGGCTGATTGGTCAGCTTACAGCGGAGCATTTCTTATCACTCCGAATTTGGCCGAACTGGCCATGACCGGAGCTGGAAAAAGCATCAAGAATGACGATAATCTGGTTGTGAGTGCTTGTCAGAAATTGCGTAATCAGTTTGCCATTGAAAATATCGTTGCTACGCGATCCAGTTATGGAATGACGGTGGTTTCTGACAGGAAAGTTCTCAACATTCCAACGCGCGCATTAGAGGTTTTCGATGTGAGCGGTGCTGGAGACACGGTCCTTGCCGCATTCGGCATGAGTTTGGCCGAAGGAAAAACGGTCACCGAAAGCGCATTCGTTGCCAATGCGGCAGCTGGAATTGTGGTCAGTAAGCGCGGAACGGCCGTGGTTCATCATTCAGAATTGGAAACTTTTCTGAAAGGCGGTTTCAAAGAAGTTTCCCGAACGCAGGTTGAAGATTTCAAGCAGACCAATGCTGGAAGAAAAATGGTTTTCACCAACGGCTGTTTCGATGTGCTGCATCAAGGTCACAGAAAACTGTTGCAGGAAGCCCGCGAGTTGGGCGATCTGCTTGTGGTCGGTCTCAATTCCGATGATTCCATCAAACGCCTAAAAGGAGAATCACGACCAATAAACATGGTTGACCAGCGCGTTGAAGCATTAGCTGCATTGCCATTTATTGATGCCATTATTGTCTTTGAAGAAGACACGCCTTACGAACTCCTTACGCAGTTGCAACCCAAGATTCTTGTAAAAGGAGGCGATTACGAACCGAAGGATGTCGTAGGAGCGGATCTGGTGGACGAAGTGGTGATCATTCCATTGGTTCAAGGCGTTTCTACAACTGATCTGCTTGGCCAATGATGCAGCCCGATTCCAAGATCTATGTGGCTGGCCACAATGGAATGGTCGGTTCTTCCATGGTGCGATTGCTGGGAAAATCGGGGTTTACAAACATCATCGCCCGAAGCTCCTCGGAGCTTGATCTTCGAAATCAGGTTTTGGTGAATGAATTCTTCGAAAACGAAAAACCTGAATTTGTGTTTTTGGCGGCCGCCAAGGTCGGTGGCATTCTTGCCAACGACACCTACCGTGCTGATTTCATCTACGATAACTTGATGATCGAGGCCAATGTGATTCATGCTGCGTATCAGTACCAGGTCAAGAAGCTGCTGTTTTTGGGGTCATCCTGCATCTATCCGAAAATGGCCGATCAGCCCATCAAGGAAGAATATCTCCTGTCAGGCGCTTTGGAACCGACCAACGAACCGTATGCCATTGCCAAGATCGCAGGAATCAAACTATGTGAGAATTACCGAAAGCAGTACGGTTGCAACTTCGTTAGTGCGATGCCGACAAACCTTTATGGCGTTGGCGACAACTACCATCCGCAGAACTCGCATGTGTTGCCAGCGCTCATCCGCAAGTTCCATTTGGCAAAAGAGAATGGAGATGCTACAGTGGAACTTTGGGGTTCTGGAACGCCAAAACGAGAGTTCCTTTATATTGACGACCTTGCTTCTGCATGTTTGTTCATGATGCAGAATTACAATGAAGCCGCGTTCTTGAATGTCGGTGTTGGCGAGGACATCTCCATTGCCGAACTGGCCGAAACCATCAAAGGAATTATCGGTTTTGAGGGGGAAATAAAATGGAATACCGAAATGCCAGATGGCACGCCCAGAAAACTGCTGGATGTAAGTAAATTGGCCGCTATGGGCTGGAAACCGACCATCGGATTAGATGAAGGCATCAAATTGGCGTATGCCGATTTTCTGAACAGAAAGGACCAGTTGAATGGCTAAGAAGGTTGCGCTGATAACGGGTGTCACAGGACAGGACGGTGCTTACCTATCCGAACTTTTGCTGAGCAAAGGCTATGAAGTTCACGGCATCAAGCGAAGAAGTTCGCTTTTCAATACCGAGCGTGTCGATCACTTGTATCAGGATCCGCACGAGAAGGATATTCGTTTCAAGTTGCATTATGGCGATCTGACCGATTCCAATTGCATCACCCGTATTATTCAAGAAGTGCAGCCTGATGAGATCTATAATCTCGGAGCGATGAGCCATGTACAGGTCAGTTTCGAAATTCCTGAGTACACCGCAGATGCAGATGGAATTGGCGCATTGCGGGTTCTGGAAGCAGTTCGATTGCTTGGCCTGAAGGACAAGACAAAAGTCTATCAGGCATCAACGTCCGAACTGTTCGGCATGGCAAAGGAATTTCCGCAGAATGAGAACACACCGTTCCATCCGCGTTCACCATATGGAGTGGCAAAATTGTACGCCTATTGGATCGCGGTCAATTACCGCGAAGCACACGGAATCTTTACCTGTAACGGAATTCTGTACAATCACGAATCGCCATTACGTGGTGAGACATTCGTCACCAGAAAAGTGACGCGTGCGGTTGCCAATATCGTGGCAGGAAAACAGGATGTTCTCTTTTTGGGAAATCTCAACGCCAAACGCGACTGGGGTCACGCCAAGGATTTTGTAGAGGCCATGTGGCTCATGTTGCAGCAAGATGAACCTGAGGATTTTGTGATCGCGACAGGTGTCAGCACATCTGTTAGGGATTTCACAAGGATGGCATTTGCCGAAGCAGGAGTAGAACTCGAATTCAAAGGTACAGGACAGCATGAGGTTGGGGTTATTTCCGGTCTTTCCGTGCAGCATGAGCAGTTGAAGATCGGACAGGAAGTGGTAAAGATCGATCCGAACTATTTCCGCCCTGCGGAGGTGGATACGTTAATAGG
Proteins encoded:
- a CDS encoding SLC13 family permease, giving the protein MPEFAPILVGISVLFLLVALYSGKIRAEVAFFSAVMFLTVLGVLTPKEAISGFANEQLAVIILLLILSDTIRKTNVMDALFNRLFKGTKSQRSFVGRMMLFIAPASAFFNNTPLVAMMMPYVHSWSKRNGMSPAKLLIPLSYVTIVGGCMTLVGTSTNLIVNGMAVDAGLPGLDIFDFTWIGLPLAIVGGIYMFFFSNRLLPDHKDAVDEFSEDWREYFVETEVGQTSSLIGKTIQQAGLRNLKGNFLVEIVRNERIITPVSPTHVLRSYDRLIFTGGLDTIQDMVKAEMGLSLPKTCEGDNLSDVVEVVISYNSSLIGKTVKDSDFRGKYDAAIVAVHRNGEKLSGKLGDIELQAGDALLLFAGRDFYKRATENAFYTISRKQNVRVQGRKALYVILGVLASIIVSATTPVPLFTCLLIVLAGTLLGGILTATEVRKGLDVNLLAIMAFGLALGKALINSGAADIIAETVLNVGKNLGPIAVIAGIFAVTNILGAYMTNKAAVALIFPISVSLAHSMNLPVEPFVLVVAFGGAASFITPIGYQTNLMVYGSGGYTFKDFMKIGLPLTLIYIALGTLLLVWKYDLM
- a CDS encoding aldehyde dehydrogenase family protein, yielding MCRLEVLKTYKIYIGGQFPRTESGRFYPVELKDGTVTNICLSSRKDLRNAVVAARNAFEGWSSRAAFNRSQILYRIAEMLEGRKAQFVEELVAVGASRAAATKEVETSIDRCVYFAGWCDKFTQAFGSVNPVSSSHFNFSVHEPTGVVTIIAPETPSLLGLVSCIMPVIAGGNTCVVLASENSPHVAVTFAEVLNSSDVPGGAVNILTGKEDELAEHFSSHMDVNATIYCREKHLKKIQENGALNVKRVLNWAKYDWNRQGEDPYLLLETQEVKTTWHPIENIAGAKSGY
- a CDS encoding GxxExxY protein: MTENELATEVIGCAIAVHRALGPGLLESAYEQCLAYELRQSGFRVEVQKPMPLVYEEVEMDCGYRIDLLVEGKLIIELKAVERLMDVHMAQTLTYLKLSGCKLGLLMNFNVSVLKKGIQRVVNGL
- a CDS encoding aldehyde dehydrogenase family protein; the encoded protein is MAKKTENKLDFGSKWEYAAAPESADHATIKEEYGLYINGKFVKAEGGKKFASINPSNDQRIAHFAEASDKDVDKAVKAARKAYKEVWSVMPAKERAKYIFRIARLIQERAREFAVLESMDGGKPIRESRDIDIPLAANHFFYYAGWADKLEYAFPGKKIEPVGVAGQIIPWNFPLLMAAWKLAPALACGNTVVLKPAETTPLTAMKLAELIHDSGLPAGVVNVVTGAGATGAAIVNHPDVDKIAFTGSTGVGKIIQKAIAGTYKKATLELGGKAANIIFDDAPIDQAVEGIVNGIFFNQGHVCCAGSRLFVQENVKDEVLRKLKDRMSSLIVGDPLDKNTDVGAINSKEQLNTINKYLKIGQEEGAEIYQPKCSLPKKGNWCPPTLFCETSQSHRIVQEEIFGPVLTVQTFRTVDEVIDKANNTPFGLSAGVWTDKGSKIFNLTTKLRAGVVWANTYNKFDPTSPFGGYKESGFGREGGLHGLLPYVNLV
- the deoC gene encoding deoxyribose-phosphate aldolase, which gives rise to MTNNELVGLKRSIDQVGVEERTARFQTRSIKNATKIQGLKMALNMIDLTTLEGKDTEGKVRQMCYKAAHLHDALPDLPTVAAVCVYPTYVATAVDALKGTGIKVASVATAFPSGNSSREIKLADTKIAVDAGADEVDMVISRGEFLSGNFSFVFDEIAAIKEACGKARLKVILETGELSTLDNVRHASDIAILAGADFIKTSTGKISPAATMPVTLVMLEAIRDHYYATGKMVGMKPAGGISKAKLALHYLVMVKETLGDAWLSNEWFRFGASSLANDVLMQLVKQAEGRYQGLDYFSKD
- the cysC gene encoding adenylyl-sulfate kinase, translating into MSTPENIHTTFDRILQREDKESLLNQKGLVIWMTGLSGSGKTTIAAAAEKLFAEEGILTQVLDGDNIRSGINNNLGFSEEDRKENIRRIAEVSKLFVNCGIVTLNCFVSPTKDIRQQAKDILGDDMLEVFVNTPFEECEKRDVKGLYAKARAGQIKNFTGLDAPFEAPENPFLDVKTVGRSVDECAQQIFDAVLPLIKK
- the cysD gene encoding sulfate adenylyltransferase subunit CysD, which codes for MESYKLSHLRELESESMFVLREVAAQFENPVLLFSGGKDSIVVAHLARKAFWPAKIPFPMMHVDTGHNFPETIEFRDRYMEKLGANLIVASVQDSIDQGKVVEETGFNASRNGLQTVTLLEAIETGKFDCAIGGARRDEEKARAKERFFSHRDDFGQWDPKNQRPELWNIFNGKKHMGEHFRVFPISNWTEMDIWQYILLEGIELPSLYFSHKRECFMRDGMILGKTDFIQTRDSEEVKEMQIRFRTIGDATCTGAVLSDASTLEAIIDEVASTRVTERGGRADDKRSEAAMEDRKKQGYF
- the cysN gene encoding sulfate adenylyltransferase subunit CysN gives rise to the protein MELLRFTTAGSVDDGKSTLIGRLLYDSKSIFEDQMEAIESVSKRKGEEHVNLALLTDGLRAEREQGITIDVAYRYFATPKRKFIIADTPGHIQYTRNMVTGASTANLAIILVDARNGVIEQTKRHAYIASLLQIPHVVVCVNKMDLVDFDEKAFEKVHNDFEDFSAKLAIKDVRFVPISALMGDNVVDRSKKMDWYQGPTLMHILENVHIGSDQNHIDPRFPVQYVVRPMTTEYHDYRGYAGRVAGGVFRAGEEISVLPSGFTSKIKSIDTMNGPVKEAFPPMSVTMTLEDDIDISRGDMIVKVNNQPEAKQEFDVMICWLNEKPMQIGGKYALKHTSRDARCIIKDVKYKMNINTLHKIEDDKTIGLNDIGRITLRTTVPIFLDGYRKNRNTGSMILIDEATNNTVGACMVV
- the rfaE1 gene encoding D-glycero-beta-D-manno-heptose-7-phosphate kinase; the encoded protein is MGAQPRILVIGDIMLDQYVAGNVTRISPEAPVPVVKVNREWSTLGGAGNVAANVASLGGKATLLGLVGNDAASATILDSCTNVGITSALIQGSQPTIVKTRVVSGQQIVRFDREEELVWNDAQLAEFSTKLEAIIPDSDVILLSDYAKGTLSDQVLKLIFELASANGKRVLIDPKRADWSAYSGAFLITPNLAELAMTGAGKSIKNDDNLVVSACQKLRNQFAIENIVATRSSYGMTVVSDRKVLNIPTRALEVFDVSGAGDTVLAAFGMSLAEGKTVTESAFVANAAAGIVVSKRGTAVVHHSELETFLKGGFKEVSRTQVEDFKQTNAGRKMVFTNGCFDVLHQGHRKLLQEARELGDLLVVGLNSDDSIKRLKGESRPINMVDQRVEALAALPFIDAIIVFEEDTPYELLTQLQPKILVKGGDYEPKDVVGADLVDEVVIIPLVQGVSTTDLLGQ
- a CDS encoding NAD-dependent epimerase/dehydratase family protein, with amino-acid sequence MQPDSKIYVAGHNGMVGSSMVRLLGKSGFTNIIARSSSELDLRNQVLVNEFFENEKPEFVFLAAAKVGGILANDTYRADFIYDNLMIEANVIHAAYQYQVKKLLFLGSSCIYPKMADQPIKEEYLLSGALEPTNEPYAIAKIAGIKLCENYRKQYGCNFVSAMPTNLYGVGDNYHPQNSHVLPALIRKFHLAKENGDATVELWGSGTPKREFLYIDDLASACLFMMQNYNEAAFLNVGVGEDISIAELAETIKGIIGFEGEIKWNTEMPDGTPRKLLDVSKLAAMGWKPTIGLDEGIKLAYADFLNRKDQLNG
- the gmd gene encoding GDP-mannose 4,6-dehydratase translates to MAKKVALITGVTGQDGAYLSELLLSKGYEVHGIKRRSSLFNTERVDHLYQDPHEKDIRFKLHYGDLTDSNCITRIIQEVQPDEIYNLGAMSHVQVSFEIPEYTADADGIGALRVLEAVRLLGLKDKTKVYQASTSELFGMAKEFPQNENTPFHPRSPYGVAKLYAYWIAVNYREAHGIFTCNGILYNHESPLRGETFVTRKVTRAVANIVAGKQDVLFLGNLNAKRDWGHAKDFVEAMWLMLQQDEPEDFVIATGVSTSVRDFTRMAFAEAGVELEFKGTGQHEVGVISGLSVQHEQLKIGQEVVKIDPNYFRPAEVDTLIGDASKAKETLGWQPKITLKELVSEMVRNDVSRF